The DNA sequence CGTTGCAGGGGAGGACCGCCGCGGCGCTCACCGATTCGGCCAGCGGCCGGACCCGTTTTTCGATCGCCTCGCCGGCATAGGTGATGGCCAGTTCGGCCCCCTGCTCATGAAAAGCCCGGGCGATGGCCCAGGCGATGCTCTTTTCGTTTGCTACCCCGAAAATCAGTACTTTTTTGCCCTGCAACAACGGCATCTCTCATGTCCTCCGATTCTTATTGGTGCGGTGAATAGTACAATAAAACGGTTGCTTAGGCAAGGGGGGGAGGGGCGGGTGCGTCATCGGGCCGGTCCTGGCCCGGCGCCGCGGTGTCCGTAACATGCGGGATAGTCTCGACTGCGGCAGGCCGGTCGGGCTGGTGGAGCGCCGCCAACCGGTTTTCCACCTCAGACAGCCGTTTTTCGATGCGTTCCATCACTTCCAGTGTGCGGTCCTGTTTCCCCTTGATGGCGAACACCACGAACGGCATGATGAGCCAGATAATCGCCAAAAAGAAGCCGATAATGCTCATCATGACCATGAAACCGCCAAATATTTCCATGTGTTCTCCGATACTGCGTAATAATTGATCATCTATACCACAGCGCACGGGAAATGTTAAGGTGTTTCCGTCCGGGAACTGAGGAAAAAAAGTACCTAAGAACGCTGTCCGATCATTGTTGCCGCCGCCAGTGCGGCCATTTTTGCCACCGGGAGCAAAAAGCGGTGAAAAATTACCGTGAAATGTGGTAAGTTAAAACGATTTGATAACAGAAAAGGTGAATGCGTGACGCTTATTCCCATAACCTCCCCCCGATTTATTGATGCGGAGTCGCTGGCTTCCCAGCCGGCCTGGAACGAAATTTTTGGTAACGACAACCCCCTGGCGCTGGAGATCGGCTGCGGTACGGGGCATTTCGTGGCCCAGATGGCCCAGTTGCATCCCGACTGGAATTTCATCGCCGTGGATTACTACAACAAGGGGTGCCTGAAGACCTCAAAACGGGCCGATAAGGCGGGGCTGGACAACGTGCGGGTTATCCGCGCCGAGGCCCGCTCCTTCATGGAACGTTGCATCCCCCGTTGCTCCCTGCGGATGGTGGTCATCAACTGCCCCGATCCGTGGCCCAAAAAGCGTCACCGCAAGCGGCGGCTGGTCAATGCCGAGTTCGTCGGCTATCTGTCGGAATTCATGCTGCCCGGCGGCGATTTCCATTTTGCCACGGACTTCGATGACTATGGCGAGGATGTGGCCCGCTTCATGCCGGACATGCCCGGGTTCGCCAACGTCCTTGCCCCCGATCCCTACCGGCATGCCCTGGCGGGGTATCCGCTTTCCAAGTACATGCTCAAATTCATGGACGCCGGCAAACAGATTTACTTTGTCCACTACCGCAAGGCTTCATAGAGGGCGTTGAAAACGGGGGTACAGCCATGGAGGAATCCAGGACGGACAGGGAGATCAGTTTTTTCAGGCCGCGCGGAACCGCCATGCGTGGCGAGGTCCGGGTCATCTGGCTGGTCCTGGCCGGTTGGTTTGCCGCCATCGTCGGTATCCAGGCCGGTGTCTACCTGCTGGAAATCAACTATTCGGAGCTTTTGCTCGAAGAGATGACCTTTTTCAACCTGCCGATCCATTTCTGGCTGACCGGCCAGGTGCTGCCCCTCTGGTTCATCGTTCTCTGCGTGCTCTTCAACATCTGGATGGACCGTCATGCGGCCCGCCGCCTGGACGGCGCTCTGCGCTTCCGGGCCCGTTCCGGCCGGGAGGATGAGTAAATGACCGAATCCGCGGTGCAGCTTCTGCCCCTGGCCATCGTGGTCGGCATGTTTGCCCTGTTCATCGTCTCGGGACTGCGCACCAGCAGCAGGCAGGCCTCCGAGTACGGTGTCGCCGGCGGGTACACCGGGCGGATCGGCATCGGCGCCGCCATTGCCAGCAACTGGATGAGCGCGGCCAGCTTTCTGGGACTGGCCGGCATGTTCTACCTCACGGGGTACTACGCCATGGCCTTCGTGGTCGGCTGGACCGGCGGCTATGTCCTGCTGCTGGTGCTCATGGCCACCCAGATCCGGCGCTTCGGCAAGTACACCGCCCCGGACTTCGTCGGCTTCCGCTATGAATCCGAGGCGGCACGCACCCTGGCGGCGCTCATCGCCATCGGTATCGCCGTCATCTACGGTGTCGCCCAGTTCCGCGGCATCGCCCTGATCGTCTCGTGGCTGTTCGGCATCGCCTATACCCCGGCGGTGGTCGTCGGCGCCGCGCTGGTGGTGGGGTTCGTGGTCGTATCCGGCGCCCTCGGGGTGGCGCGGAATCAAAAACTGCACTACTTCGTGCTGATCACGGCCTTTATCCTGCCGCTGATGCTCATGGCCCGCAAGCTGGGCTACTTCTGGATACTCCCCCAGTTCGGCTACGGCGCCGCCATCAGGGACCTGCAGCAGCAATTCGGCTTCGCCTGGTCGGAGCCGTTCGCCACGGTCACACCCTTTCGCTGGCTGGCGCTCTGTTTTACCCTCATGTTCGGCACGGCCGGCCTGCCCCACGTCCTCTCCCGCTTCTACATGGCCCCGTCCATCCGGGATGCCCGTTGGGGGGTGGTGTGGGGGCTGTTCTTCATTGCCCTGATCTACTGGTCGGCCCCGGCCTACGGCGTCCTGGCCCGCCTGTTCGAGGCCCGCGGCGGCATCGTGCCGAACAGCTCCGACCCGATGGTGGCGGATATGGCGGTGCTTTCCGCCGCCCGTTACAGCGGCCTGCCCCTGTGGTGTATCGGGCTGTTGGCCGCCGGCGGGATGAGCGCCGCCTTTTCCACGGTGGCGGGCATGCTTCTGACCGGTTCGGCCTCGTTTTCCTACGATATCTATCCCCGCCTGATCAGGCCGAACGCCAGCGAGACGGACAAGGTCGTTGCCGCAAAAGGTTTTTTTCTGCTCCTGGCGGTGCTCGTCATGACGCTGGCCCTCAGGCCGTGGGGCATGATCGCCGAGATCGCGGCCCTGGCCTTCGCCCTGGCCGGCAATACCATCTTCCCGGCCTTCCTGCTGGGGATCTGGTGGGGGAGGGCCAACGCCGCCGGGGTCATCAGCGGCATGCTGGCCGGGGTGGCGATTACCTTTGCCCCGCTCCTGGCGGGCATCCTGCCGTTTCTCGCGTCCCTGCCGCCCGCCACGTCGTCGGCCTTCATCGGCGCGCCGCTGGTCATTCTGGTCATGGTGGCGGTTTCGCTCCTGACCCCGCCGCCGGGCGACGGGATCAAGCTGTTTCTTGCCCGCAACGTACATGACACTGCGGAGGAGTGATGGCGGTTCTGGCCACGGCAAAGGGGAGCGATATCACCACCTGGCGGGCTGCCGGGGAGTTTGGCGCCGCCTTCCGTCAGGCGCTTTTGAAGCGGAGCGCTTCCTGCCGCTCCGAGGAGGCGGAGGGGCTGTTCGACGAGACCTGCCGGGAGCTTGAGGCGCTTGCCGGGGAAAACGACGAACGGATGGCGCGACTCGATCGGATCGTCGTCGAGACGACGGCAAGCGTGGACCCGATCCGTCTCGGGGAACTGTGTGCCGTCTTCTATGCGGAACTCTACGACCACTTCGGCCGCTACGGTTCCTGCGTGGCCTTTTACCAGTGCAGCGCGCTCTTTTTGCACGCGTTGAGCGGTTCCCTGCACCGCTCCACCCTGATCCAACTGGGGGAGTCGGGCACGGGGCTGCATGACACGACGCTCGTGGCAATGGGAACGGCCGGCCGCCGGGAGTTTTCCCCCTGCTGCCCGTTGCCGTTGGCGCTGGTCCTTGGGCGGGACGACAATAGCGACCCGGAAGCGGGTTTCCGGTATGCCCGTATTCTCCAGGAGGGTTTTGCGGCCTGCGGCCTGCAGGTCGATGGCGACGTCGCCCCGGTACATCCTCCGTGGCGGGGCAGCCTGCCGGAGTGGGACCGGCGCCTGGAACAAGGTCTGGCGAGGGGGAAGCAGAAGGAGCTGGTCGAACTGCTCAGGTTGGCCGATCATGAAGCCCTTTTTTCCTCCGGGGGAGGGGGAAGCGAGTTCCGGGAGCTTGTGCTGCCGCGCCTGCAACAGGACCGCCGGGCCGTGGGCGATCTTGTGACCCGCCTCACAAGGCTGTCCAACGGCATAGGGATGATGGGGGGGTGGCGCCTGGAGAAGAGCGGCCCGCAGCGCGGACTGTTCCGGCTGTTCGAACATGCCCTGCTGCCGCTCTCGGCCGCGGTCGCCGCCCTGTCCCTGATCCACCGGGTCGGCGCCCCCGATATCCCCCAGCGCATCCGGGCGCTGCTCGGGCGCCAGGCATTGGATGTGGACACCGCCGAACGTTTGCTGCAGTCCTGGCATACCCTGAACGAGTTGCGCCTGACGCGGGAGCGTGAATGTTTCCCGGCCCGGAACAATGGGGCGGCTCTCTACCTGGACATCACGAACCTGAACGAAGATACCCTCGGTATGTTCAGGGAGGCGCTGGAGACCGTCGGGACGGTCCAGCGTCTGGTGAGTGCCGTCTATAACGGGACGGAAGAGTAGCCGCCGTGCTGATCTCGCTCTCCACCGGCAGCCTCTTCACGCTCCCCTTGCCGCGGATCCTGGACCTCGCGGCGGCCGCCGGTTTTGACGGGGTCGAGTTGATCATCAACCAGGACTTCCAGAAGATCAACCCGGTCAGGCTGATCAGATCGCTGCAACAGATCACGGTGATCCACTCCATCCATGCGCCCTTCATGCCCCTGGATGGCTGGGGCGGCCCGGCGGATTCCCTGCGGCGGAGCGTGGCCCTGGCCGCGGAATGCGGCATCCCGCTGGTGAATTTTCATCCGCCGTCGTGGATGAGCTTTGAGATCGGCTACTGGCGCTGGCTCTACAGCGTGATCGATTTTCAGCAGGACGTGGGGATGGACGGCCTGGTGATCGTCACCCTGGAGAACATGCCCTGGGTGGGCAGGATGAAGATCAACCCCCATATCCTGTCCAGTACCCAGCGGATGATCGAGTTTCTCCGTGACCACAACCTGTTCATGACCTTCGACTGCACCCATATGGGATCGGGCAAGGCCAATTTCATCAACGACTTTTACCAGTTTTACGAATCAGGGCGCATCAGGAACATCCATTTTTCCGATTACGGGCAGGGGCGGGAGCATCTTTTGCCGGGGCACGGCATGCTGCCGCTGACCCGCTTCCTGAACCACTTGCGAAACACCGATTATCAGAGTACGGTAACGCTGGAACTCGATCCGTCCGAATTCCCCAAAGCGGAGCATATCATCCTGGAAAGCCTGAAAGAAATCCTGATGTACCTGCGCACCGAAACCGGCAAGCACGACGATGCGGTATTGAATTACGACCGGGGCTTTCAGGCCGTTCCCCTGCCCGAGGCGGGGTAGCCGCCGCCCGACGGCGGCATATCCGGTTTTTTATCTTTTTTTTCCGAGTGACCACCCTGCATGTCTGACAAATATATCGAAAAAACCTTTATCTATCTCCTGGTAATCTCCGTGGCGCTGCATGTCGGCATGTTCGCCCTGATGTACTACCTGCCCCACGAACAGAAGCCGCCTCCCAAGGAGCCGGTGTTCATCGACATACAGCAGATGCCGGAGCTGAAGTCCCAGCAGCCCGCGCAGCAGGAGACAAAGCGCTTCTCCGATCAACGGCGGCGTGTCCCCCGTGAGACGGCTCCCCGCGGGAATGCCCCCCGGGACAGCTTCGGGCCGGCGCCGCAGCCGGCCGCAAAGCCCCAGCCTCAGCCCCAGGAGGCCGGGAGGAGCGCGCAACGGCAGGCCCCGCCGGGCAGGCAGTCCCAGGCGTCGCCCCCGAGACGTCAGGAATCCCCCCTGGCACCCGGTTCGTCGGTTTCCAGCCTGCTCAGGCCAAAGTCCCAGAGCAGCGCGCCGCAGATTTCCCCGCACCAACTCTTCCCGAGTGCGCAGCGTCTGGCCAAGCTGGAAGAGGGGTATCGCCGCAAATTCGAGAATGACGTAGCCGAGGGGGATACCCGCTTTCTCAACAGCGACGACATCCAGTTCGGTTCGTTCCTGCGCCACTTCGAAACCGCCGTGTACGGCGTCTGGCGCTACCCCCAGGAAGCGGCCATGAAGGGGATCGAGGGGGTCACGCCGGTGCGGATCACCTTCAATCGGCGCGGAGAGATCGCCAAGGTGGAACTGCTGGAAAGCTCCGGCGCACGGATACTGGATGACGAGGTCCTGCGCACCCTGCGCTCCATAGGCCCGGTGGGGTCGTTCCCCCGGGGCTACGACAAGGAGGAATTTCACCTGATAGCCTTCTTTCAGTACGGCGGTGCCAGGAGGTCGCTGCGCTGAGAACGTGGACCGGGGTCTGATATGCGTTGCTGCTGGAATTTCTTATGGAGGTGGGAGCGTGGGAGACAAACGGCGTAACCTGCTTTTTCTGCTTTTTGCCCTGTCCGGTTTTTCGGGGCTCATTTATGAATCAATATGGACGCACTATCTGAAACTCTTCCTTGGGCATTCAGCGTATGCCCAGACGTTGGTATTGGCCATTTTCATGGGGGGCATGGCCATCGGATCATGGCTCTGCAGCCGCTACTCGACCCGCTGGAAGAATGTTCTCCTGGGATATGCGGTCGTTGAAGCCGTAATTGGACTGTGCGCCCTTGTTTTTCATACCGCGTTTGTCTCCATCACCGCTGTCTCTTATTCCGCCATAATTCCTCGACTGCCCGATCCCGTCAGCATCACTATTTTCAAGTGGGCCCTCTCGGCGCTTATGATCCTGCCCCAATCGGTGCTGTTGGGCATGACCTTTCCCCTGATGAGTTCCGCGCTACTGCGCCTTTTTCCCGACAAACCGGGCAGGACCGTTGCGATGCTGTACTTCGCCAACAGTATCGGCGCGGTGATCGGCGTCCTTGTCAGCGGCTTTCTGCTCATCCGCCTCGTGGGGTTGCCGTGGACCATCGGCAGTGCCGGTTGCATCAATATCGTCCTGGCCCTTGCGGTCTGGTCCCTGAGCGGAAGAGACGGGAGGGGAGGCGATCAGCGCGTCGCTCCGCCGGCGGAGGCCCCTTCCGGCCAGGTGGACGTCGCGCTCCATCGGTTGCTCCTGTTTGCGTCACTGGTTACCGGCATTGCTTCGTTTATCTATGAAGTGGGCTGGATTCGGATGCTGAGCTTGGTTCTGGGGGCGTCGACCCACGCCTTTGAACTGATGCTCGGCGCATTCATCCTTGGCCTGGCCTTCGGAGGATTGTGGATTCAGCGGCGTATCGACCAGATCGGGCTTCCGTTCCGCTATCTCG is a window from the Oryzomonas sagensis genome containing:
- a CDS encoding sugar phosphate isomerase/epimerase family protein, encoding MLISLSTGSLFTLPLPRILDLAAAAGFDGVELIINQDFQKINPVRLIRSLQQITVIHSIHAPFMPLDGWGGPADSLRRSVALAAECGIPLVNFHPPSWMSFEIGYWRWLYSVIDFQQDVGMDGLVIVTLENMPWVGRMKINPHILSSTQRMIEFLRDHNLFMTFDCTHMGSGKANFINDFYQFYESGRIRNIHFSDYGQGREHLLPGHGMLPLTRFLNHLRNTDYQSTVTLELDPSEFPKAEHIILESLKEILMYLRTETGKHDDAVLNYDRGFQAVPLPEAG
- the trmB gene encoding tRNA (guanosine(46)-N7)-methyltransferase TrmB translates to MTLIPITSPRFIDAESLASQPAWNEIFGNDNPLALEIGCGTGHFVAQMAQLHPDWNFIAVDYYNKGCLKTSKRADKAGLDNVRVIRAEARSFMERCIPRCSLRMVVINCPDPWPKKRHRKRRLVNAEFVGYLSEFMLPGGDFHFATDFDDYGEDVARFMPDMPGFANVLAPDPYRHALAGYPLSKYMLKFMDAGKQIYFVHYRKAS
- a CDS encoding sodium:solute symporter family transporter, with translation MTESAVQLLPLAIVVGMFALFIVSGLRTSSRQASEYGVAGGYTGRIGIGAAIASNWMSAASFLGLAGMFYLTGYYAMAFVVGWTGGYVLLLVLMATQIRRFGKYTAPDFVGFRYESEAARTLAALIAIGIAVIYGVAQFRGIALIVSWLFGIAYTPAVVVGAALVVGFVVVSGALGVARNQKLHYFVLITAFILPLMLMARKLGYFWILPQFGYGAAIRDLQQQFGFAWSEPFATVTPFRWLALCFTLMFGTAGLPHVLSRFYMAPSIRDARWGVVWGLFFIALIYWSAPAYGVLARLFEARGGIVPNSSDPMVADMAVLSAARYSGLPLWCIGLLAAGGMSAAFSTVAGMLLTGSASFSYDIYPRLIRPNASETDKVVAAKGFFLLLAVLVMTLALRPWGMIAEIAALAFALAGNTIFPAFLLGIWWGRANAAGVISGMLAGVAITFAPLLAGILPFLASLPPATSSAFIGAPLVILVMVAVSLLTPPPGDGIKLFLARNVHDTAEE
- a CDS encoding energy transducer TonB, whose product is MSDKYIEKTFIYLLVISVALHVGMFALMYYLPHEQKPPPKEPVFIDIQQMPELKSQQPAQQETKRFSDQRRRVPRETAPRGNAPRDSFGPAPQPAAKPQPQPQEAGRSAQRQAPPGRQSQASPPRRQESPLAPGSSVSSLLRPKSQSSAPQISPHQLFPSAQRLAKLEEGYRRKFENDVAEGDTRFLNSDDIQFGSFLRHFETAVYGVWRYPQEAAMKGIEGVTPVRITFNRRGEIAKVELLESSGARILDDEVLRTLRSIGPVGSFPRGYDKEEFHLIAFFQYGGARRSLR
- a CDS encoding putative nucleotidyltransferase substrate binding domain-containing protein; the encoded protein is MAVLATAKGSDITTWRAAGEFGAAFRQALLKRSASCRSEEAEGLFDETCRELEALAGENDERMARLDRIVVETTASVDPIRLGELCAVFYAELYDHFGRYGSCVAFYQCSALFLHALSGSLHRSTLIQLGESGTGLHDTTLVAMGTAGRREFSPCCPLPLALVLGRDDNSDPEAGFRYARILQEGFAACGLQVDGDVAPVHPPWRGSLPEWDRRLEQGLARGKQKELVELLRLADHEALFSSGGGGSEFRELVLPRLQQDRRAVGDLVTRLTRLSNGIGMMGGWRLEKSGPQRGLFRLFEHALLPLSAAVAALSLIHRVGAPDIPQRIRALLGRQALDVDTAERLLQSWHTLNELRLTRERECFPARNNGAALYLDITNLNEDTLGMFREALETVGTVQRLVSAVYNGTEE
- a CDS encoding DUF4212 domain-containing protein, with the protein product MEESRTDREISFFRPRGTAMRGEVRVIWLVLAGWFAAIVGIQAGVYLLEINYSELLLEEMTFFNLPIHFWLTGQVLPLWFIVLCVLFNIWMDRHAARRLDGALRFRARSGREDE